From the Conger conger chromosome 14, fConCon1.1, whole genome shotgun sequence genome, one window contains:
- the si:ch211-103a14.5 gene encoding guanylyl cyclase-activating protein 1, protein MGNNVAVEELNACESHQWYRKFMTECPSGLLTFYEFKQFFGLKNLTESSNAYVHTMFKTFDMNDDGFIDFMEYVAALSLVLKAGVEKKLRWYFKLYDVDGNGCIDRDELLVIIKSIRAINGTHLDMTDEDFTNMVFDRIDINGDGELSLEEFMEGVQNDEQLLEMMTKSLDVSHIVKKIQGEISANF, encoded by the exons ATGGGAAACAACGTTGCAGTGGAGGAGCTGAATGCTTGTGAGAGCCATCAGTGGTATCGGAAGTTCATGACTGAGTGTCCATCCGGACTACTGACATTTTACGAATTTAAACAATTCTTCGGGCTGAAGAATTTAACAGAATCATCCAACGCCTACGTCCACACCATGTTCAAGACATTCGATATGAACGAC GACGGCTTCATCGACTTCATGGAGTACGTGGCAGCACTGAGTCTGGTCCTGAAGGCGGGGGTGGAGAAGAAACTGCGCTGGTACTTCAAGCTGTACGATGTGGACGGGAACGGCTGCATCGACCGCGACGAACTGCTCGTCATCATCAAG TCCATCCGTGCCATCAATGGAACGCATCTGGATATGACCGATGAAGATTTCACCAACATGGTGTTCGACAGAATTGACATCAATGGTGATG GTGAGCTGTCTCTAGAGGAGTTCATGGAAGGTGTTCAGAATGATGAGCAGCTCTTGGAAATGATGACCAAGAGCCTGGATGTGTCCCATATTGTGAAAAAGATCCAAGGGGAGATTTCTGCAAATTTCTGA
- the LOC133109402 gene encoding potassium voltage-gated channel subfamily C member 4-like: MQIKERKIHVFNKKSKHSAEPHFWRCIIFRTKLDGLLSGISSVDQSVETKPPSNIDLKEEMAKREDSEKIVINVGGIRNETYKSTLKSLPGTRLALLVESVSDDDNAEPGSVSEFFFDRDPGMFTYILNYYRTGNLNFPPKACGCLFEKELAFWGIKETDMEPCCWVSYSTHRDRIEALRKLGPSDPEQQDSRNLLLLSPERSQATCMSKTWALFDDPHSSMAAEIISVISLIFLLVAIIDTCADTHPFFEEYENHVHPTTDYILENDIVGSSPKHPLFVVEAVSKYSVTSDCSVDQGVETKPPSNIDLKEEMAKREDSEKIVINVGGIRNETYKSTLKSLPGTRLALLVESVSDDDNAEPGSVSEFFFDRDPGMFTYILNYYRTGNLSFPPKACGCLFEKELAFWGIKETDMEPCCWVSYSTHMDRIEALRKLGPSDAEQQDSRNLLLLSPERSQATCMSKTWALFDDPHSSMAAEIISVISLIFLLVAIINTCAGTHPFFEEYEIHVDPTTAYILENDIVGSSPKHPLFVVEAVCTVWFTVEFLVRVICCPDKLLFIKNPLNTVDFVAILPFYIEVRPEVLSYTTRNALGVVRVVRFLRLLRVFKLMPDVVCVQVLGHTLRASLGCYVILSASLAVTSFMFGSLIYYAEHFFRDHNVQHISFGAWWAVVTLTTIGYGDIYPVGWPGMIVGGLCAVTGVLFLALPVPVLVNNFRIYHKLVTAKRKLSLKKRYPDLSVPEATTSRNLDHECPLVTESIH, translated from the exons atgcaaatcaaagaaagaaaaattcaCGTATTCAATAAGAAATCCAAACATTCAGCTGAACCACACTTTTGGCGGTGCATTATCTTCAGAACAAAGTTGGATGGTCTCCTATCTGGAATAAG caGTGTGGACCAGAGTGTGGAAACAAAACCTCCATCTAACATTGATCTGAAGGAAGAGATGGCCAAGAGAGAAGACAGTGAAAAGATAGTCATCAACGTTGGTGGCATACGGAATGAAACCTATAAGAGCACCCTTAAGAGCTTGCCCGGCACCCGGTTGGCCCTCTTAGTGGAATCTGTCTCAGATGATGATAATGCAGAGCCAGGTTCAGTCAGCGAGTTTTTCTTTGATCGAGACCCAGGTATGTTTACCTACATATTAAACTACTACAGGACTGGAAACCTCAATTTCCCACCCAAGGCTTGTGGATGCCTGTTTGAGAAGGAGCTGGCCTTCTGGGGGATCAAGGAGACAGACATGGAGCCCTGCTGCTGGGTGTCTTACAGTACTCACAGGGACAGAATTGAAGCCCTCCGCAAACTGGGACCATCTGATCCAGAGCAACAGGACAGTCGGAACCTCCTTCTGCTCAGCCCTGAGCGCAGTCAGGCTACATGCATGTCAAAGACATGGGCCCTTTTTGATGATCCACACTCATCCATGGCTGCAGAG ATCATTTCTGTCATATCCCTCATCTTCCTTTTGGTCGCCATCATCGACACCTGTGCTGATACACATCCGTTTTTTGAAGAATACGAGAACCATGTGCATCCGACCACTGACTACATCCTCGAGAACGACATAGTGGGATCCAGTCCAAAACATCCTTTATTCGTGGTGGAGGCTGTTTCTAAATAcagtgtgacctctgattg caGTGTGGACCAGGGTGTGGAAACAAAACCTCCATCTAACATTGATCTGAAGGAAGAGATGGCCAAGAGAGAAGACAGTGAAAAGATAGTCATCAACGTTGGTGGCATACGGAATGAAACCTATAAGAGCACCCTTAAGAGCTTGCCCGGCACCCGGTTGGCCCTCTTAGTGGAATCTGTCTCAGATGATGATAATGCAGAGCCAGGTTCAGTCAGCGAGTTTTTCTTTGATCGAGACCCAGGTATGTTTACCTACATATTAAACTACTACAGGACTGGAAACCTCAGTTTCCCACCCAAGGCTTGTGGATGCCTGTTTGAGAAGGAGCTGGCCTTCTGGGGGATCAAGGAGACAGACATGGAGCCCTGCTGCTGGGTGTCTTACAGTACTCACATGGACAGAATTGAAGCCCTCCGCAAACTGGGACCATCTGATGCAGAGCAACAGGACAGTCGGAACCTCCTCCTGCTCAGCCCTGAGCGCAGTCAGGCTACATGCATGTCAAAGACATGGGCCCTTTTTGATGATCCACACTCATCCATGGCTGCAGAG ATCATTTCTGTCATATCCCTCATCTTCCTCCTGGTCGCCATCATCAACACCTGTGCTGGTACACATCCGTTTTTTGAAGAATACGAGATCCATGTGGATCCGACCACTGCCTACATCCTAGAGAACGACATAGTGGGATCCAGTCCAAAACATCCTTTATTCGTGGTGGAGGCTGTTTGCACAGTATGGTTCACCGTTGAGTTCCTGGTTCGTGTCATCTGCTGCCCAGACAAGCTGCTCTTCATCAAGAATCCGCTTAACACCGTGGACTTTGTGGCCATCCTTCCTTTCTACATTGAAGTGAGGCCTGAAGTCCTCTCCTACACCACCAGGAACGCACTGGGAGTGGTGCGAGTTGTGCGGTTTCTGCGTCTCCTGCGGGTTTTCAAGCTGATGCcagatgttgtgtgtgtacaggttcTGGGACACACTCTGCGGGCTAGCCTGGGCTGCTACGTCATCCTCTCTGCTTCACTGGCAGTGACCTCATTCATGTTTGGCTCCTTAATCTACTATGCTGAGCACTTTTTCAGAGATCACAACGTCCAGCATATTTCTTTTGGTGCCTGGTGGGCAGTGGTAACCTTGACCACCATTGGCTACGGTGACATTTATCCAGTAGGCTGGCCTGGCATGATAGTTGGAGGCCTCTGTGCCGTGACAGGTGTACTGTTCCTTGCCCTACCTGTTCCTGTCTTGGTGAACAACTTCAGAATATACCACAAGTTGGTTACAGCTAAACGTAAACTGTCACTGAAGAAGAGGTACCCTGACCTGAGTGTTCCAGAGGCCACAACCTCCAGGAATTTGGATCATGAATGCCCACTGGTGACTGAATCAATCCACTAA
- the LOC133109403 gene encoding potassium voltage-gated channel subfamily C member 3-like, with product RRCILKLDDLLRAISSVDQGLETKPPSNIDLKEEMAKREDSEKIVINVGGIRNETYKSTLKSLPGTRLALLVESVSDDDNAEPGSVSEFFFDRDPGMFTYILNYYRTGNLNFPPKACGCLFEKELAFWGIKETDMEPCCWVSYSTHRDRIEALRKLGPSDPEQQDSRNLLLLSPERSQATCMSKTWALFDDPHSSMAAEIISVISLIFLLVAIINTCAGTHPFLEEYQIPLFVVEAVCTVWFTVEFLVRVICCPDKLLFIKNPLNTVDFVAILPFYIEVRPEVLSYTTRNALGVVRVVRFLRLLRVFKLMPDVVCVQVLGHTLRASLGCYVILSASLAVTSFMFGSLIYFVQEISVGGDGYMDNVSLGAWWAVVSLTTLGYGDLIPVGWPGMIVGGLCAVTGVLFLALPVPVLVNNFRIYHKLVTAKRKLSLKKRYPDLSVPEATTSRNLDHECPLVTESIH from the exons AGACGCTGCATCTTGAAGTTGGACGATCTCCTCCGTGCAATAAG caGTGTGGACCAGGGTCTGGAAACAAAACCTCCATCTAACATTGATCTGAAGGAAGAGATGGCCAAGAGAGAAGACAGTGAAAAGATAGTCATCAACGTTGGTGGCATACGGAATGAAACCTATAAGAGCACCCTTAAGAGCTTGCCCGGCACCAGGTTGGCCCTCTTAGTGGAATCTGTCTCAGATGATGATAATGCAGAGCCAGGTTCAGTCAGCGAGTTTTTCTTTGATCGAGACCCAGGTATGTTTACCTACATACTAAACTACTACAGGACTGGAAACCTCAATTTCCCACCCAAGGCTTGTGGATGCCTGTTTGAGAAGGAGCTGGCCTTCTGGGGGATCAAGGAGACAGACATGGAGCCCTGCTGCTGGGTGTCTTACAGTACTCACAGGGACAGAATTGAAGCCCTCCGCAAACTGGGACCATCTGATCCAGAGCAACAGGACAGTCGGAACCTCCTTCTGCTCAGCCCTGAGCGCAGTCAGGCTACATGCATGTCAAAGACATGGGCCCTTTTTGATGATCCACACTCATCCATGGCTGCAGAG ATCATTTCTGTCATATCCCTCATCTTCCTCCTGGTCGCCATCATCAACACCTGTGCTGGTACACATCCGTTTTTGGAGGAATACCAGATCCCTTTATTCGTGGTGGAGGCTGTTTGCACAGTATGGTTCACCGTTGAGTTCCTGGTTCGTGTCATCTGCTGCCCAGACAAGCTGCTCTTCATCAAGAATCCGCTTAACACCGTGGACTTTGTGGCCATCCTTCCTTTCTACATTGAAGTGAGGCCTGAAGTCCTCTCCTACACCACCAGGAACGCACTGGGAGTGGTGCGAGTTGTGCGGTTTCTGCGTCTCCTGCGGGTTTTCAAGCTGATGccggatgttgtgtgtgtacaggttcTGGGACACACTCTGCGGGCTAGCCTGGGCTGCTACGTCATCCTCTCTGCTTCCCTGGCAGTGACCTCATTCATGTTTGGCTCCTTAATCTACTTTGTTCAAGAAATTTCAGTTGGTGGAGATGGATACATGGATAATGTTTCCCTTGGTGCCTGGTGGGCAGTGGTATCCTTGACCACCCTTGGCTACGGTGATCTCATTCCAGTAGGCTGGCCTGGCATGATAGTTGGAGGCCTCTGTGCGGTGACAGGTGTACTGTTCCTTGCCCTACCTGTTCCTGTCTTGGTGAACAACTTCAGAATATACCACAAGTTGGTTACAGCTAAACGTAAACTGTCACTGAAGAAGAGGTACCCTGACCTGAGTGTTCCAGAGGCCACAACCTCCAGGAATTTGGATCATGAATGCCCACTGGTGACTGAATCAATCCACTAA